The Carassius auratus strain Wakin chromosome 5, ASM336829v1, whole genome shotgun sequence genome includes a window with the following:
- the LOC113072529 gene encoding glutathione S-transferase theta-3, with product MAGRQAVKAYLDLLSQPCRALLIFLKHNKIPHTVELIALRKGQQKTPEFTKLNPMQKVPVLDDNGFILTESDAILKYLATTYNVPDHWYPKLPEKRARVDEYTAWHHMNTRIHAATVFLQEVIFPMMGQPKNPVKFEKALADLDGTLDMLENMFLKRQAFLCGDDISLADLLAVCELMQPLCSGRDVLKDRPKLLSWRSRVQSALSDSFDEAHSVVYQLREKFTAKL from the exons ATGGCTGGCAGACAGGCTGTGAAAGCGTACTTAGACCTCTTGTCGCAGCCATGCAGGGCTCTACTTATATTCcttaaacacaacaaaatacCACATACGGTGGAACTCATTGCATTACGAAAAG GGCAGCAGAAAACACCCGAGTTCACCAAACTCAACCCCATGCAAAAAGTGCCAGTGTTGGACGACAATGGATTCATCCTTACTGAAAG TGATGCCATATTGAAGTATCTGGCAACAACCTACAATGTCCCTGATCACTGGTATCCCAAACTACCAGAGAAGAGAGCCCGAGTGGATGAGTACACAGCCTGGCATCATATGAACACACGTATACATGCTGCCACAGTTTTCCTGCAAGAG GTTATATTTCCAATGATGGGACAGCCAAAAAATCCTGTGAAGTTTGAAAAGGCGCTGGCAGACCTGGATGGCACACTGGACATGCTAGAAAACATGTTTCTGAAGAGACAGGCTTTCCTGTGCGGGGACGACATCTCATTGGCTGACCTGTTAGCAGTTTGTGAGCTCATGCAG CCCTTGTGTAGTGGGAGGGACGTTCTGAAGGACAGACCCAAACTTCTGAGCTGGAGGAGTCGAGTCCAGTCAGCGCTCTCGGACTCCTTTGATGAAGCTCACTCTGTTGTCTATCAATTAAGGGAGAAGTTCACAGCTAAATTGTGA